From a region of the Streptobacillus felis genome:
- the tnpA gene encoding IS200/IS605 family transposase has translation MEIYGNNHSVFALYYQLVLVTKNRNQIFNEEITRYAMDKFSELSKNYLIELYDYSYEKDHIHIKFKAHPKSEISKFINAYKSATSRLIKKEFDYVTPQLDDGGLWEKTYFLITEGVPSQDMINHYIKTKIKCNIIDHDCSCYGCKE, from the coding sequence ATGGAAATATATGGTAATAATCATTCTGTTTTTGCTCTATACTATCAATTAGTATTAGTTACAAAAAATAGAAATCAAATATTTAATGAAGAAATAACTAGATATGCTATGGATAAATTTTCTGAATTATCAAAAAATTATCTAATAGAGCTATATGACTATAGTTATGAAAAAGATCATATTCATATTAAATTTAAAGCTCACCCAAAAAGTGAGATTTCAAAGTTTATAAATGCATATAAAAGTGCGACATCAAGATTAATAAAGAAAGAATTTGACTATGTAACACCTCAATTAGATGATGGAGGATTATGGGAAAAAACATACTTCCTGATAACAGAAGGAGTTCCTAGTCAAGACATGATTAATCACTATATTAAAACAAAAATTAAATGTAATATTATAGATCACGACTGTAGTTGTTATGGATGTAAAGAATAA